The following nucleotide sequence is from Chryseobacterium sp. CY350.
TATCCAACATCGCAGACTGTTTCATTTTAAATGCATTAAATGCTTCCGGGCTGTAATTTAAACCTGTAAAATAAGCATACATTAATTCCATCGCGGAACTAAGATCTTTCTGGCTAGTTCTTCCGGAAACACCTTCTACAATACCGCTAACGAAAGGATTTACACTAAGTTGTTTTCCTGCAAGATAATTCGTAAGATCAGCCTTTGACAACCCATTAACACCAGCTTCCATCAGAGCGTTGTAAGCAAACTGAGTTTTGTTGTAGTCTGCATCGTTTAATAGAGAATTTCCTCCTAAACTTCTTGCTGTAAAAACAATTTCGTCATCTTTAAAATCAGTTTTTTTGAATGTAACTTTTGCTCCGTTGTTAAGCGTCCATGTTGTTGTGCCTAATTTAGCGTCAGTTTCTGTTTTAGCAATTTTACCTTCTGATTTAAAAGGTTTAACTAAATTTTTAATAGCAGCTTTTTCCTCATAAGGTTTAAGATCTGCTAACTTTACATCATCAAAAGTTTTTAAAACTGAAGCCTCCGTTGGCATCGTAACATTGTCTTTTTTAGGACCTGTAATTACGATTACACGGCTGTCTTCTTTTACCATTTTCTTGATCACCTCATTTGTCTGAGCAAGCGTCACGGTTGGTAAAAATGTTTTAGTATCTTCATATTTCCAGGCAATTCCCGGCATTGGCTCTTTCTCCAAAAAGTTTCTTACATATTCGTCTACCAACATATCGCTTTCAGTTTTGTCACGATTGTTGTAAGATCTTTCCATGTTAGACATGATCTGAGACTTTGCTCTGTCTAATTCACCTTGAGTAAAGCCAAATCTTTTTGCTCTTTCCGTTTCTTCTAAAAGAACTTTCAAAGCATTGATCTGGTTCCCTTCTTTTACCATTGCAAACCCCTGGAAAGCTTCCTTCGTTCTTGCGTACGTTCCTCCGTGGTATACAGACCCGAAAGTAAACGGCGGGTTATTAGAATTTACAAGCTCTCTCAGTCTGTTATTCAACATTGTAGTTGCAACATTCTCAACAAGACTTTGATTATATTGTTCTACTGTAACGTCTGGCGTATAAGCATCTGCATCTTTCATGATAAACTGAACCATAGAGTTGGTAGCATCAGGATCAGTTTCTATGGCTACAAGAGTTTCTGTGTGATTCGGTAAATCAAAAGATTTTCTCTCTCTTGGCTTAGAAGGATTTTTATATTTGCTGAAATTATCTTTAATTTTTTTCTCAACCTCATCTACATTAACGTCTCCTACTACTACAATCGCCATAAGATCTGGTCTGTACCAATCTTTGTGGAACTGTCTGATTACATCCGGCTTGAAATTCTCCAGAACATCTTTTTTACCGATTGGGAGTCTGTTAGCATACTGAGATTTGTGTAATAATTTAGGTAGATATTTATCAGACATTCTTTTGTCTGCGCCCAATCCTAATCTTAATTCTTCTAAAACTACACCTCTTTCTTTATTAATCTGCTCATCCGTAAGAGTCGCATTAAAGGCCCAGTCTTCCATCACTTTAAGACCAGCGTCAAGATTACCTGGTTTATCTAATGGTACAGGAAGCATGTAAACAGTCTCATCAAAACTAGTGTAGGCATTAAGGTGCTGACCAAATTTGATCCCGATAGACTGTAGAAAGTCTACCAATTTATTATCAGGGAAATTTTTGGTTCCGTTGAAGTTCATATGCTCCATAAAGTGAGCGAGACCTCTTTGGTTTTCGTCTTCAAGAATAGATCCTGCATTGATTGCTAATCTGAAATCTACCTTCTTTTCCGGTAGCGTATTTTTTTTGATATAATACTTCATTCCGTTTGGAAGAGTACCCGTTTTTACAGAAGCATCCATTGGGATATTCTGTGCGAATCCATTAGCTGAGGTCAAAAAGACAACACCCAATGATAATAAAATTCTTTTCATATAGTTAGCATTTAAATTTTGCGATGTAAAAATATACATTATTCACAATTACAAGAAATTTAAATACACATCTTTTAGTTAAATTACAGTTAAAATTAACAACAAAATATACGAAAAACAAAAAAGACCGGAATAAATCCGGTCTTTTTAACATAATGTATTTATTTACTTAAAATCCGCATCGCTCACACCAGAGTTCAACGTCACTTTATTAGTTTTGATAGTCACTTTCTGACCTGCTCCTTCTGCTTCTATCAGTTCAGGAAATTTTATTCCGTCTACCGTAATATAGCTTTTCATAATTGCATCTCCCTGTCCTGTTCCAGCTTTGTAAAGCAATCCTGTAGCAGCATCGAAGTAAAATTTACCTTTGTCTGAAGACAGAACATTGTAATCTTTGCCATCTATTTTTTCTACCGTTACGGTCTGGAATTTTGACGCATCATAACCTAAGGCATCAATTGTTTTGCTGTTTTTAAGGTCTGCAATCTGATTTGCAGGAAAATCTGTTTTAGTACCCATCTGGTTCATATATCCTTTCTCACCATCGAAAACCTGAGTCATTTCCTGCCCCATTACAGATTGTACAGATTTGAATTTATTTCCCATCTTCTTGGTCGTAGAGTTGATCTCCATACCCTGAGCATTGATTGTATTTTCAATAATGGTAGATTTCACTGCTTCCAACTTTGCTTTTCCGCCAAGAGCCGTCAAATAGTTGTCGATGACCTGCTTCGGAGTGATCTGAGATGTTGAAGCTGTAGATTTTACAGTAGCCGTAGATGTTTTTTGTGCCACTGCTGATGTAGAAAACATCATAGCACAGAAAAACGGAACGATTATCTTTTTCATATGATTTAAATTTTAGTGATGTAAATATATGAATTTTTGAGCGGTGCAGATGTATCAACTTTTGTTCATTGAAAAAAGCTACATTGCTACTAATATTTAAATAGTTTTAATCTGAGCTTAAAAAAAAACAAAACCCACCAAAGCGGTGGGTTTCAATTTTTATATGAAATGTAAATTACTTCTTCAATTCTTCCAAAAACTCGTCGTGAGAGATTGCAGTTTCTTTTTTAGTCGCTTTTTCAAGAATTACATCTTTTAGTTTAGCCATTGCAACTTCAGAAGAGATTTGTCTCACCTGCTCCTGATCTTTCAACATCTCAACAGCGTATTTCTGAATTTCCTCGTCTCCTAAATGGTGAATTCCGTAGATTGCCAACTGGTTTCTTACCAACTGCTCAGCCTGAGCCAAAACATCTGCATAATCTAACTGGATATTGTTATCAGACATCAATTTACCTTCAATGATCTGATATTTCAATTGATTTTTCTCGTTTTCAAGAATCTCTTTTGCCTGCTCTTCATTCTGAATGTTCTGATTAGAGAATACCAACCATTTTGTCAGGAAAGACTCAGGAAGTTTCACTTCTTCTTTTTCAGAAACCTGCTCCAATACTTTGTTTACGAAATGTACATCAGCATTTTGCTGGAAATATTCATCTAACTCAGATTTCACTTTTTCCTTAAGTTCTTCCTCAGTTTTGATGTTTCCTTCACCGTAAACTTTATTGAAAAGTTCTTCGTTAAGTTCTGCTAAGTTTAAGCTGTAAAAATCTTTTACTTTCACTTCAACTTCAGCGTGGTGCAAATGCTCAGCTTCTTCTTTAGTAAACCCTAATTCTTTAGCTAAGTTTTCGTCAGAAGCCAAAGTTTCTTTAGAAACTTTCACAGACTCATCCATTTTCAAACCTTTTACCAATTTGAAAGCATCTTTGTTTTCAGCAGTAATGGTAACATTTTTTGGATGGTGGTGGTGCTCACCTTCAGCATCTTCTTCTATAACCTGAGAAATTTCTAGGTTGATGTAAGAATCTTTAGTGAT
It contains:
- a CDS encoding M16 family metallopeptidase — translated: MKRILLSLGVVFLTSANGFAQNIPMDASVKTGTLPNGMKYYIKKNTLPEKKVDFRLAINAGSILEDENQRGLAHFMEHMNFNGTKNFPDNKLVDFLQSIGIKFGQHLNAYTSFDETVYMLPVPLDKPGNLDAGLKVMEDWAFNATLTDEQINKERGVVLEELRLGLGADKRMSDKYLPKLLHKSQYANRLPIGKKDVLENFKPDVIRQFHKDWYRPDLMAIVVVGDVNVDEVEKKIKDNFSKYKNPSKPRERKSFDLPNHTETLVAIETDPDATNSMVQFIMKDADAYTPDVTVEQYNQSLVENVATTMLNNRLRELVNSNNPPFTFGSVYHGGTYARTKEAFQGFAMVKEGNQINALKVLLEETERAKRFGFTQGELDRAKSQIMSNMERSYNNRDKTESDMLVDEYVRNFLEKEPMPGIAWKYEDTKTFLPTVTLAQTNEVIKKMVKEDSRVIVITGPKKDNVTMPTEASVLKTFDDVKLADLKPYEEKAAIKNLVKPFKSEGKIAKTETDAKLGTTTWTLNNGAKVTFKKTDFKDDEIVFTARSLGGNSLLNDADYNKTQFAYNALMEAGVNGLSKADLTNYLAGKQLSVNPFVSGIVEGVSGRTSQKDLSSAMELMYAYFTGLNYSPEAFNAFKMKQSAMLDNLMSNPQTYFASEHAKFTNQKNPRFIGLFPMEKDWAATDYKKAYDVYREKFANAGNFHFYFVGNVEEAKFKNEVLQYIASLPSTGKATNYKDTGYRSLTGDHTKVYKKGKDPKSMVQIVYSGEAPYNEKEAMALAALGEVATIKVIEKLREDESGIYGGGARGYMGRVPYSSYSFSLSFPCGPENADKLTKSAITELQKLIDKGPEQKDLDKYKEGEMNDYNTDMKDNSYWLNAIAKNQLDGSDKYEILNFTEKVKALTVKDLQDVAKKYLTKNRVVATLMPEDGWENAPKKSETATVKATVAK
- a CDS encoding trigger factor, producing MKVTAKNHDDVSALLTVTLEKSDYKEKVEKQLINYAKNAQVPGFRKGKVPLSMVRKQYEAGIAFEEINKQVSDALNNYINENKLRLVGQPVPQPVNDFNHNAEKLEVAFEVGYEPEFTIDLAKYEAPHYKVEASDKEISKSIENMQKRFAEQVPQDKITKDSYINLEISQVIEEDAEGEHHHHPKNVTITAENKDAFKLVKGLKMDESVKVSKETLASDENLAKELGFTKEEAEHLHHAEVEVKVKDFYSLNLAELNEELFNKVYGEGNIKTEEELKEKVKSELDEYFQQNADVHFVNKVLEQVSEKEEVKLPESFLTKWLVFSNQNIQNEEQAKEILENEKNQLKYQIIEGKLMSDNNIQLDYADVLAQAEQLVRNQLAIYGIHHLGDEEIQKYAVEMLKDQEQVRQISSEVAMAKLKDVILEKATKKETAISHDEFLEELKK